A single window of Phaenicophaeus curvirostris isolate KB17595 chromosome 24, BPBGC_Pcur_1.0, whole genome shotgun sequence DNA harbors:
- the TOMM6 gene encoding mitochondrial import receptor subunit TOM6 homolog codes for MAAAGVGAGAGGAAAAGGLRGWLRSAYRFATDRNDFRRNLLVNLGLFAAGVWVARNLTDIDLMAPQPSP; via the exons ATGGCGGCGGCCGGTGtgggggccggggccgggggggcggcggcggcgggcgggctgCGGGGCTGGCTGCGCAGCGCCTACCGCTTCGCCACCGACAGGAACGACTTTCGGAG GAACCTGCTGGTGAACCTGGGGCTCTTTGCTGCTGGAGTCTGGGTGGCCCGGAACCTGACGGACATCGACCTGATGGCCCCACAGCCCAGCCCGTAG